From one Halosimplex rubrum genomic stretch:
- a CDS encoding NAD-dependent epimerase/dehydratase family protein, with protein MDGKRVLVTGGAGFIGSNLANSLAEDNEVIALDDCYLGTPDNLDDSVEFVEGSVLDGDLPTDVDVVFHIAALSSYAMHEDDPTRGARVNVEGFVNTVDQARQDGCDTVVYASTSSIYGDRTDPSPEDMPVAVNTGYEASKLAREKYAEYFGNHYDMSMAGMRFFSVYQGMEDGAEEHKGEYANLIAQFADDIANGRNPEIWGDGSQTRDFTHVDDIVRGLELAADHELDGVYNLGTGQQYSFDHLVDRLNEALGTDVEPVYAENPIPEDVYVHDTMADATKMREATGWEPEISFEEGVERVCSQYD; from the coding sequence ATGGACGGGAAGCGGGTGCTGGTGACGGGCGGTGCGGGATTCATCGGGTCGAACCTGGCGAACTCCCTCGCCGAGGACAACGAGGTAATCGCGCTGGACGACTGCTATCTGGGGACGCCCGACAACCTCGACGATTCGGTCGAGTTCGTCGAGGGGTCGGTGCTGGACGGGGACCTGCCGACGGACGTGGACGTCGTCTTCCACATCGCCGCACTCTCCTCGTACGCGATGCACGAGGACGACCCCACCCGGGGCGCCCGGGTCAACGTCGAGGGGTTCGTCAACACGGTCGATCAGGCGCGCCAGGACGGCTGTGACACGGTCGTCTACGCCTCCACGTCGTCGATCTACGGCGACCGGACGGACCCCTCTCCGGAGGACATGCCCGTCGCGGTGAACACGGGCTACGAGGCCTCCAAACTCGCCCGCGAGAAGTACGCCGAGTACTTCGGAAACCACTACGACATGTCGATGGCCGGCATGCGCTTCTTCTCGGTCTACCAGGGCATGGAAGACGGCGCCGAGGAACACAAGGGCGAGTACGCCAACCTCATCGCGCAGTTCGCCGACGACATCGCCAACGGGCGCAACCCCGAGATCTGGGGCGACGGCTCCCAGACCCGGGATTTCACCCACGTCGACGACATCGTCCGCGGGCTCGAACTCGCCGCCGACCACGAACTCGACGGCGTCTACAACCTCGGCACCGGCCAGCAGTACAGCTTCGACCACCTCGTCGACCGCCTCAACGAGGCACTCGGGACCGACGTCGAACCGGTCTACGCGGAGAATCCGATCCCCGAGGACGTGTACGTCCACGACACGATGGCCGACGCCACCAAGATGCGCGAGGCGACCGGCTGGGAACCCGAAATCTCCTTCGAGGAGGGCGTCGAACGCGTCTGTAGCCAGTACGACTGA
- the rocF gene encoding arginase translates to MDRPVRVFGVPMDLGADRRGVDMGPSAIRYAGLAAELESLGIDCDDGGNVAVPSPERTEPDAGRPHEGRAKYLAATERVCRDLADEVADAVADGAVPLVLGGDHSIAIGTVGGAARDRDLGVVWFDAHGDFNTPTTTPSGNVHGMSVAAILGRGSFAGSDWAAAPTVDPENVAVVGLRDLDDAERDALRESDVTAFSMTDVDQRGLPEVTREAVGVATDGTDGVHVSLDMDFLDPTEAPGVGTPVRGGASYREGHTAMELVSRTAGSALVSLEIVEVNPILDDHNRTAELAVELAASALGKRIL, encoded by the coding sequence ATGGACCGACCAGTACGCGTCTTCGGCGTCCCGATGGACCTGGGCGCGGACAGGCGCGGCGTCGACATGGGGCCGTCGGCCATCCGCTACGCCGGCCTCGCCGCGGAGCTAGAATCGCTGGGGATCGACTGCGACGACGGCGGGAACGTCGCCGTCCCGAGTCCCGAACGGACCGAACCGGACGCCGGCCGCCCGCACGAAGGTCGGGCGAAGTACCTCGCCGCGACCGAACGGGTCTGTCGCGACCTCGCCGACGAGGTGGCCGACGCCGTCGCCGACGGCGCGGTGCCGCTCGTCCTCGGCGGCGACCACTCCATCGCCATCGGGACCGTCGGCGGCGCCGCGCGCGACCGCGACCTGGGCGTCGTCTGGTTCGACGCCCACGGCGACTTCAACACGCCGACCACCACGCCCAGCGGCAACGTCCACGGCATGTCCGTCGCCGCCATCCTCGGTCGCGGTTCCTTCGCCGGCAGCGACTGGGCGGCGGCCCCCACGGTCGATCCCGAGAACGTCGCCGTGGTCGGGCTCCGCGACTTGGACGACGCGGAGCGCGACGCGCTCCGGGAGAGCGACGTGACGGCGTTCTCGATGACCGACGTCGACCAGCGCGGGCTCCCCGAGGTGACCCGCGAGGCCGTCGGGGTTGCCACGGACGGCACCGACGGCGTCCACGTCAGCCTCGACATGGACTTCCTCGACCCGACGGAGGCCCCGGGGGTCGGCACGCCGGTCCGCGGCGGGGCCTCCTACCGCGAGGGGCACACCGCGATGGAGCTGGTCTCCCGGACCGCCGGCTCCGCGCTCGTGTCGCTGGAGATCGTGGAGGTCAACCCCATCCTCGACGACCACAACAGGACCGCGGAGCTCGCCGTCGAACTCGCCGCGAGCGCGCTCGGCAAACGGATCCTCTGA
- a CDS encoding DUF7282 domain-containing protein: MLGRRADSAFGVLFVLALAVAGTAVLPAFAVAGSGPQPAAAGVGAGGTGCPAAGVAAAGSTGSDASEGAAASRDASGHSLASYPEAPRTDVARGDIAAIQTGIANGRTGTVRIESVDGEFNVSLTFANNDGRKPAILYVNTYLAGNETAVANLAYTAGDNDRVAVADTESVTGAPMPVGAYDVTVETASGTTTQRLTVDEPAVGDLTLLRAPGDRFGELDADEDVAAARASGLISEPPTTDDGPEAALGDTMVYRLNASGFYGLLAAQGGSTSEANFLAAADDGAVDLSITSSGDCESAVDVPGSVDDGTARVIPDPNNETLYVTADLRRVAVRQGLDRGFVGPGRATYAFDARTHVVESNTTTAVDYAVADRQYGYDADGGILVRSAESGQRVAGETNLAPGTNLTIEVAGLDRDYDTSARTTVDDDGTFGVDVDLSDAPNESRFTASIAQIANSQTLLTTGSAAATAVLFEEYEAASSSEADRVENARVALEDGGFLAVYFVPPNEQVTRENLIGRSGYLEPGVHDPTVSLDRPLTDSQNVVLVAHRDDDGDGRFDYPADDSPYRIGGDPVYGVGRVLLDGDGSTPPRDPQYLGVTLPPAEEITGTPVPTATPTDEPTATATPSPTPTATDSDGPVTTTELPPPTLRGTDTPTATPAGTTAPNGTVAPTAPNGTVGPNGTVANGTATVTDGATDGLGPGFGLPAVIVAAVLFGALALSRRE; this comes from the coding sequence ATGCTCGGTAGACGCGCAGATTCGGCGTTCGGTGTACTGTTCGTCCTCGCGCTCGCGGTCGCCGGTACGGCGGTGCTACCGGCGTTCGCGGTCGCTGGGTCGGGACCGCAGCCCGCGGCGGCCGGGGTCGGTGCCGGCGGGACGGGGTGTCCGGCCGCCGGCGTCGCGGCGGCCGGATCCACCGGTTCGGACGCGAGCGAGGGCGCGGCCGCGTCCCGGGACGCGAGCGGCCACTCGCTGGCGAGCTATCCGGAAGCGCCCCGGACGGACGTAGCTCGGGGTGATATCGCGGCCATCCAGACGGGGATCGCCAACGGCCGAACCGGGACCGTTCGGATCGAGTCGGTCGACGGCGAGTTCAACGTCTCGCTGACGTTCGCGAACAACGACGGGCGCAAGCCGGCGATCCTGTACGTCAACACCTACCTCGCGGGCAACGAGACGGCGGTCGCGAACCTCGCGTACACCGCCGGCGACAACGACCGCGTGGCGGTCGCCGACACGGAGTCGGTCACCGGCGCGCCGATGCCGGTCGGCGCCTACGACGTGACCGTCGAGACGGCGTCCGGGACGACCACGCAGCGACTGACCGTCGACGAGCCGGCGGTCGGCGATCTGACCCTCCTGCGCGCGCCCGGCGACCGGTTCGGCGAGTTGGACGCCGACGAGGACGTCGCCGCGGCCCGAGCCTCGGGCCTGATCTCGGAACCGCCGACGACCGACGACGGCCCGGAAGCGGCGCTCGGCGACACGATGGTCTATCGGCTGAACGCCAGCGGCTTCTACGGCCTGCTGGCCGCCCAGGGCGGTTCGACGAGCGAGGCGAACTTCCTGGCGGCGGCGGACGACGGCGCCGTCGACCTGTCGATCACTTCGTCGGGCGACTGCGAATCCGCCGTCGACGTGCCGGGAAGCGTCGACGACGGGACCGCACGCGTGATCCCGGACCCGAACAACGAGACGCTGTACGTGACCGCTGACCTCCGCCGGGTCGCCGTCCGGCAGGGCCTCGACCGCGGATTCGTCGGTCCGGGTCGGGCGACGTACGCCTTCGATGCCCGGACTCACGTCGTCGAGTCGAACACGACGACGGCGGTGGACTACGCGGTCGCCGACCGGCAGTACGGCTACGACGCCGACGGCGGCATCCTCGTCCGGTCGGCCGAATCCGGACAGCGGGTCGCCGGCGAGACGAACCTGGCGCCGGGGACGAACCTGACGATCGAGGTCGCCGGGCTGGACCGCGACTACGACACGAGCGCGCGGACGACCGTCGACGACGACGGGACGTTCGGCGTCGATGTCGACCTGAGCGACGCACCGAACGAGAGCCGTTTCACCGCCTCGATCGCCCAGATCGCGAACTCGCAGACGCTGCTGACGACGGGGTCGGCCGCGGCGACGGCCGTCCTCTTCGAGGAGTACGAGGCGGCGAGTTCGAGCGAGGCCGACCGGGTCGAGAACGCCCGCGTCGCGCTCGAAGACGGCGGCTTCCTGGCGGTCTACTTCGTGCCGCCGAACGAGCAGGTGACCCGCGAGAACCTGATCGGCCGCTCGGGATACCTCGAGCCCGGTGTCCACGACCCGACGGTGTCGCTCGACCGGCCGCTGACGGACAGTCAGAACGTCGTCCTCGTGGCTCATCGGGACGACGACGGTGACGGTCGCTTCGACTACCCGGCCGACGACAGCCCCTACCGGATCGGCGGCGACCCCGTCTACGGCGTGGGACGGGTGCTGCTCGACGGCGACGGCTCGACGCCGCCCAGGGACCCGCAGTATCTCGGCGTGACGCTCCCGCCCGCCGAGGAGATCACGGGGACGCCGGTCCCGACGGCGACGCCGACGGACGAACCGACGGCGACTGCCACCCCGTCGCCGACGCCGACTGCGACGGATTCGGACGGACCGGTCACGACGACGGAACTCCCGCCGCCGACGTTGCGCGGGACGGACACGCCGACGGCGACGCCGGCCGGGACCACCGCACCGAACGGGACCGTCGCGCCGACCGCCCCGAACGGGACCGTCGGCCCGAACGGCACTGTGGCGAACGGGACCGCGACGGTCACCGACGGCGCGACCGACGGCCTCGGGCCCGGATTCGGCCTGCCGGCAGTGATCGTCGCGGCCGTCCTGTTCGGCGCGCTCGCGCTCTCGCGCCGGGAGTGA
- the gyrA gene encoding DNA gyrase subunit A, producing the protein MSSDVPDSDATPAAEVDRVRVENEMEQSYIDYAMSVIAGRALPDVRDGLKPVHRRILYAMHEMGVSSNTSHRKCSSIVGETMGDYHPHGDSPIYDTLVRMAQDFSMRYPLVDGQGNFGSMDGDPAAAMRYTEARMAPIAEEMLADIEKDTVDFQSNYDDRLTEPEVLPAKVPNLLINGSSGIAVGMSTNIPPHNFGEVVDAVVKIIDEPDCDVDDLVDTRDSRGNGTAGPIKGPDFPTGGTIVGREAVYSAYATGRGRVTVRAKYELERDEGRIVLTEIPFQENKARMVERIAEDVNEGKIEGVSDLRDESDRNGVRVVVDLKRGANIDVVENQLKKHHFESTFGVINLALVDGQPRVLTLKETLEEYLAHRKEVVRRRSQYELAEAEDRAHILEGRLKALNQVDAVVDLIRNSEDRDAAKAALQGEVDLDELDAEFEHLDTQTGFDFSGDQADHIVRMQLGSLTSLEAAEIESEYEDLQAEIERLETILDDESELLAVIKEELQEMKAEYDDERRTNFVESDEITNEDLIPEEDVVVVITEDDYIKRMPVDRFDPQGRGGKGIIGADPKEGDRVSKVFRANTHDYLLSFTNQGQVYKLKTYEIPEMSRTARGKSAINLIDLDDDEEITAVVNTDDFEPEESIAMVTRNGYVKRTNAEEFENILSTGIIAADLEEGDELVDVEVTDRTKDLVVATERGMTIRFDESEAREMGRNARGVGGIDLQGDDRVAGMVATDEDDDRCLLTVTRNGYGKRTRLSEYRRQSRYGKGLIDIKTDERNGPVSTVKAVREGDHLMIMSERGQIMRIRAGDVSEVGRNTKGVVVMKLEDGDSVASVDVVPESVEAAGDDGEDADEQ; encoded by the coding sequence ATGAGTTCAGACGTACCCGACTCCGACGCGACGCCGGCCGCGGAGGTCGACCGCGTCCGCGTCGAGAACGAGATGGAGCAGAGCTACATCGACTACGCGATGAGCGTCATCGCGGGCCGGGCGCTGCCGGACGTGCGCGACGGGCTCAAGCCCGTCCACCGGCGCATCCTCTACGCGATGCACGAGATGGGCGTGTCGAGCAACACCTCCCACCGGAAGTGTTCCTCGATCGTCGGCGAGACGATGGGTGACTATCACCCCCACGGCGACAGCCCCATCTACGACACCCTGGTCCGGATGGCTCAGGACTTCTCGATGCGCTACCCCCTGGTCGACGGCCAGGGCAACTTCGGGTCGATGGACGGCGACCCCGCCGCGGCCATGCGCTACACCGAGGCGCGGATGGCGCCCATCGCCGAGGAGATGCTCGCGGACATCGAGAAGGACACCGTCGACTTCCAGTCCAACTACGACGACCGGTTGACCGAACCGGAGGTCCTGCCCGCGAAGGTGCCGAACCTGCTGATCAACGGCTCGTCGGGTATCGCGGTGGGCATGTCGACGAACATCCCCCCGCACAACTTCGGCGAGGTCGTCGACGCCGTCGTCAAGATCATCGACGAGCCCGATTGCGACGTGGACGACCTGGTCGACACGCGCGACAGCCGCGGCAACGGCACCGCCGGCCCGATCAAGGGGCCGGACTTCCCGACCGGCGGCACGATCGTCGGCCGAGAGGCCGTCTACTCCGCGTACGCGACGGGGCGTGGTCGTGTGACGGTCCGCGCGAAGTACGAACTCGAACGCGACGAGGGCCGGATCGTCCTCACGGAGATCCCCTTCCAGGAGAACAAGGCGCGGATGGTCGAGCGCATCGCCGAGGACGTCAACGAGGGGAAGATCGAGGGCGTCTCCGACCTGCGCGACGAGTCCGACCGCAACGGTGTCCGCGTCGTCGTCGACCTCAAGCGCGGCGCCAACATCGACGTGGTCGAGAACCAGCTGAAGAAACATCACTTCGAGTCGACCTTCGGCGTCATCAACCTCGCTCTGGTCGACGGCCAGCCCCGGGTGCTCACGCTCAAGGAGACCCTCGAGGAGTACCTCGCCCACCGAAAGGAGGTCGTCCGCCGGCGGTCGCAGTACGAGCTCGCCGAGGCCGAAGACCGCGCGCACATCCTCGAAGGCCGGCTGAAGGCCTTAAATCAGGTCGACGCCGTCGTCGATCTCATCCGCAACTCCGAGGACCGCGACGCGGCCAAGGCCGCCCTGCAGGGCGAGGTCGACCTCGACGAACTGGACGCGGAGTTCGAGCACCTCGACACCCAGACGGGCTTCGACTTCTCGGGCGACCAGGCCGACCACATCGTCCGGATGCAACTGGGCTCGCTCACCTCGCTGGAGGCCGCGGAGATCGAGAGCGAGTACGAGGACCTGCAAGCCGAGATCGAGCGCCTGGAGACGATCCTCGACGACGAGAGCGAACTCCTGGCGGTCATCAAGGAGGAGCTCCAGGAGATGAAGGCCGAGTACGACGACGAGCGGCGGACGAACTTCGTCGAGAGCGACGAGATCACCAACGAGGACCTGATCCCCGAGGAGGACGTGGTCGTCGTCATCACCGAGGACGACTACATCAAGCGGATGCCCGTCGACCGCTTCGACCCCCAGGGTCGCGGCGGCAAGGGCATCATCGGCGCCGACCCCAAGGAAGGGGACCGCGTCTCGAAGGTGTTCCGGGCCAACACCCACGACTACCTCCTCTCCTTTACCAACCAGGGACAGGTCTACAAGCTCAAGACCTACGAGATTCCGGAGATGAGCCGGACGGCGCGCGGCAAATCCGCGATCAACCTCATCGATCTGGACGACGACGAGGAGATCACGGCCGTGGTCAACACGGACGACTTCGAGCCCGAGGAGTCCATCGCGATGGTCACGCGAAACGGCTACGTCAAGCGGACCAACGCCGAGGAGTTCGAGAACATCCTCTCGACGGGGATCATCGCCGCCGACCTCGAGGAGGGCGACGAGCTCGTCGACGTGGAGGTCACAGACCGGACGAAGGACCTGGTCGTCGCCACCGAGCGGGGGATGACCATCCGCTTCGACGAGAGCGAGGCCCGCGAGATGGGCCGCAACGCCCGCGGCGTCGGCGGGATCGACCTCCAGGGCGACGACCGCGTCGCCGGCATGGTCGCCACCGACGAGGACGACGACCGGTGTCTGCTGACGGTCACCCGCAACGGCTACGGCAAGCGTACCCGCCTCTCGGAGTACCGCCGCCAGTCCCGCTACGGGAAGGGCCTCATCGACATCAAGACCGACGAGCGCAACGGTCCCGTCAGTACGGTCAAGGCCGTCCGCGAGGGAGACCACCTCATGATCATGAGCGAGCGCGGCCAGATCATGCGCATCCGCGCCGGCGACGTGAGCGAGGTCGGCCGGAACACCAAGGGCGTCGTCGTGATGAAACTGGAAGACGGCGACAGCGTCGCCAGCGTCGACGTGGTGCCCGAGTCCGTCGAAGCGGCCGGTGACGACGGCGAGGACGCGGACGAGCAGTAA
- the gyrB gene encoding DNA topoisomerase (ATP-hydrolyzing) subunit B: MSREPEEYGAQQIQALEGLEAVRKRPAMYIGSTDDRGLHHLVYEVVDNSIDEALAGYCDSISVTIHDDGSVSVTDDGRGIPVDTHEKYDKPAVEVVMTVLHAGGKFDNKSYQVSGGLHGVGVSVVNALSERLEVEVKRDGAVYREDFEQGAPQGGLERVRDMDADEGTGTTIRFWPDTEIFEADEYDYSTLESRLRELAFLNSGVEITLADERDDTDDTFRYEGGIREFVEYLNETKEPLHGEVVYFEDEDQDIHVEVAMQGTSELQGSIHAFANNINTREGGTHLTGFKTALTRIVNDYAEENNLLGEIDGTLKGDDIREGLTAVISVKHPDPQFEGQTKTKLGNSEVRGIVESAVHDGLGTYFEEHPDTAEVIVQKAVEAAKARKAAKKAKELTRRKSALDSTALPGKLSDCQTREPDEAELFITEGDSAGGSAKQGRNPEFQAILPIRGKILNVEKHRLDRILENNEIRAMITAIGTGIGDEFDIDEARYEKIVLMTDADVDGAHIRTLLLTFFYRHMRPLLEAGYVYAAQPPLYRVRYNGETYDAMSDAERDRIVEEKCNGNPTQVQRFKGLGEMNPQQLWDTTMDPEQRILKQITIEDAAAADKMFSVLMGDAVEPRKQFIKDHAPEAEWVDI, translated from the coding sequence ATGTCACGGGAGCCTGAAGAGTACGGCGCACAGCAGATCCAGGCCCTGGAGGGGCTGGAGGCCGTGCGCAAACGCCCGGCGATGTACATCGGGTCCACGGACGACAGGGGCTTGCACCATCTGGTCTACGAGGTCGTGGACAACTCTATCGACGAGGCGCTGGCCGGATACTGCGACAGCATCTCGGTTACCATCCACGACGACGGCTCGGTCTCCGTCACCGACGACGGCCGGGGGATCCCGGTCGACACCCACGAGAAGTACGACAAGCCCGCCGTCGAGGTGGTGATGACCGTCCTCCACGCGGGCGGGAAGTTCGACAACAAGTCCTACCAGGTCTCGGGCGGGCTCCACGGCGTCGGCGTCTCCGTCGTCAACGCCCTCTCCGAGCGGCTGGAAGTCGAGGTCAAGCGCGACGGCGCGGTCTACCGCGAGGACTTCGAGCAGGGCGCCCCCCAGGGGGGGCTCGAACGCGTCCGCGACATGGACGCCGACGAGGGGACGGGCACGACGATCCGCTTCTGGCCCGACACGGAGATCTTCGAGGCCGACGAGTACGACTACTCGACCCTCGAATCACGCCTGCGCGAACTCGCCTTCCTCAACTCCGGCGTCGAGATCACGCTGGCCGACGAGCGCGACGACACCGACGACACCTTCCGCTACGAGGGCGGTATCCGCGAGTTCGTCGAGTACCTCAACGAGACCAAAGAGCCGCTCCACGGCGAGGTCGTCTACTTCGAGGACGAGGACCAGGACATCCACGTCGAGGTGGCGATGCAGGGTACCAGCGAACTGCAGGGGTCGATCCACGCCTTCGCCAACAACATCAACACCCGCGAGGGCGGCACCCACCTCACCGGCTTCAAGACCGCGCTGACCCGCATCGTCAACGACTACGCCGAGGAGAACAACCTTCTGGGCGAGATCGACGGGACCCTCAAGGGCGACGACATCCGCGAGGGGCTGACCGCCGTCATCTCCGTCAAACACCCCGACCCGCAGTTCGAGGGCCAGACCAAGACGAAACTCGGCAACAGCGAAGTGCGTGGCATCGTCGAGTCGGCCGTCCACGACGGGCTCGGGACCTACTTCGAGGAGCACCCCGACACCGCCGAGGTCATCGTCCAGAAGGCCGTCGAGGCCGCCAAGGCACGCAAGGCCGCGAAGAAGGCAAAGGAGCTGACCCGCCGCAAGTCCGCGCTCGACTCGACGGCGCTGCCCGGAAAGCTCTCGGACTGCCAGACGCGCGAGCCCGACGAGGCCGAGCTGTTCATCACCGAGGGGGACTCGGCGGGCGGGTCGGCCAAGCAGGGACGCAACCCCGAGTTCCAGGCCATCCTCCCCATCCGCGGGAAGATCCTCAACGTCGAGAAACACCGGCTGGACCGCATCCTCGAGAACAACGAGATCCGGGCGATGATCACGGCCATCGGCACCGGCATCGGCGACGAGTTCGACATCGACGAGGCCCGCTACGAGAAGATCGTCCTGATGACCGACGCCGATGTGGACGGCGCGCACATCCGGACGCTGTTGCTCACCTTCTTCTACCGGCACATGCGCCCGCTGCTGGAGGCCGGCTACGTCTACGCCGCCCAGCCGCCACTCTATCGCGTCCGCTACAACGGGGAGACCTACGACGCGATGAGCGACGCCGAGCGCGACCGCATCGTCGAGGAAAAGTGTAACGGCAACCCCACGCAGGTCCAGCGATTCAAGGGCCTGGGCGAGATGAACCCCCAGCAGCTCTGGGACACCACCATGGACCCCGAACAGCGGATCCTGAAACAGATCACCATCGAGGACGCCGCCGCGGCCGACAAGATGTTCTCCGTGCTCATGGGCGACGCCGTCGAGCCCCGCAAGCAGTTCATCAAGGACCACGCGCCCGAGGCCGAATGGGTGGACATATGA